A single genomic interval of Rosistilla ulvae harbors:
- a CDS encoding protein-L-isoaspartate(D-aspartate) O-methyltransferase, protein MSLCRCLLLSIVANLATTADAQDPYEEARKKLVKERVAAAGVTDPGVLQSIETTPRHQFIPRRLWDQAYYDMALPIGDAQTISSPFIVAHMTEVLQCKPDDVVLEIGTGSGYQAAVLSPLVKHVYTIEIVEPLGIKAAATLKRLGYKNVSAKVGDGFLGWPEAAPFDKIIVTCSPESVPQPLVDQLKEGGRMVIPVGERYQQTLYLMEKKDGKIVRHSLRPTLFVPMTGTAEDGRLKQPDPENPEVVNGSFDAVSDDPEQVPGWYYGRQFVLVPDPTSAGSFVRFENETLGRDSHLLQGLALDGRAIARVRLAGKVRAQDVDSGGRPDRLPVLAVSFYDEKRRELGTFWIGPFNGTQDWTEHQRSFRVPPTTREAIVRIGLFGATGVAEFDEISLTPEK, encoded by the coding sequence ATGTCTCTCTGCCGTTGTCTATTGCTGTCGATTGTCGCCAATTTGGCAACGACCGCCGACGCTCAGGATCCTTATGAGGAGGCCCGCAAAAAGCTGGTAAAAGAGCGTGTTGCGGCGGCGGGTGTGACCGATCCGGGAGTCTTGCAATCGATCGAAACGACCCCTCGCCATCAATTTATCCCTCGTAGACTGTGGGATCAGGCCTATTACGACATGGCGCTGCCGATCGGCGATGCGCAGACGATCAGCAGCCCGTTTATCGTCGCTCATATGACCGAGGTGCTGCAATGCAAACCGGATGACGTCGTGTTGGAGATCGGTACCGGCAGCGGATATCAAGCCGCGGTTTTGAGCCCGTTGGTCAAACATGTCTATACGATTGAAATCGTGGAGCCCCTGGGAATTAAGGCGGCTGCGACGCTCAAGCGGCTCGGATATAAGAACGTTTCAGCAAAGGTGGGCGATGGTTTTTTAGGTTGGCCCGAAGCGGCTCCGTTCGACAAGATCATCGTCACCTGTTCGCCCGAATCGGTCCCGCAACCGCTGGTGGATCAATTAAAAGAAGGGGGCCGGATGGTGATCCCCGTTGGTGAACGGTATCAACAAACGCTGTATCTGATGGAAAAGAAGGATGGCAAGATCGTCCGCCATTCGCTGCGGCCCACTCTGTTTGTACCGATGACCGGCACGGCCGAAGACGGCCGATTGAAGCAGCCCGATCCGGAGAACCCAGAGGTGGTCAACGGCAGCTTTGATGCCGTTTCGGACGACCCCGAGCAGGTGCCAGGTTGGTATTACGGTCGGCAATTTGTTTTGGTCCCCGATCCGACGAGCGCGGGCAGCTTTGTCCGTTTTGAGAATGAAACGCTCGGTCGTGATTCCCACCTGCTGCAAGGCTTGGCGTTGGATGGGCGAGCGATCGCTCGCGTCCGATTGGCCGGCAAGGTCCGAGCACAGGACGTTGACAGCGGTGGACGCCCCGACCGGTTGCCCGTTCTGGCAGTCAGCTTTTACGACGAAAAACGTCGTGAACTGGGGACGTTTTGGATCGGCCCGTTTAATGGGACCCAAGATTGGACCGAACATCAGCGGTCGTTCCGCGTCCCCCCGACAACTCGCGAAGCGATCGTCCGAATCGGGCTGTTTGGTGCGACCGGAGTCGCCGAGTTCGATGAGATCTCGCTGACCCCCGAAAAATAG